A single genomic interval of Microbulbifer variabilis harbors:
- a CDS encoding MFS transporter — protein MSDIYEWAPEDSKFWQSKGKKIANRNLWISIPSLLCGFAVWLYWGIITVQMLNLGFPIAKADLFTLMAIAGLTGATLRIPSSFFIRLFGGRNTIVFTTALLMIPALGTGIALQSKETPLWVFQLLALLSGIGGGNFASSMSNISFFFPKEKQGLALGLNAGLGNFGVTTMQILVPLFMTFGAFGAAGGDPMTLVSSSGSLIGKIPAGSEAWIQNAGFVWLLFLIPLAFVGWFGMNNLRTDEVTPDVGSSLGAMMKMTMMLGIGLFTAIAGLWLLLPEAANGSGWGVPKEIVLVLVITATVFGLKLLPGEIRTSLQRQYRIFNNKHTWVMSVIYTMTFGSFIGFAAAFPLAIKVIFGYSHVMVDGVMTHDTINNNGPSALMYAWMGPFIGALIRPVGGWISDRIGGALVTQICAAIMVASALGVAYYMKAAYGSATPEEFFLPFFLLFLVLFAATGIGNGSTFRTIAMVFPKEQAGPVLGWTSAVAAYGAFYIPKVFGEQIKATTPEYALAGIAIFYAVCLVVNYWFYLRKNGEFYNP, from the coding sequence GTGTCTGACATCTACGAGTGGGCCCCGGAGGACAGCAAATTCTGGCAGTCCAAGGGCAAGAAAATCGCAAACCGGAATTTGTGGATATCCATTCCCAGTTTGCTGTGCGGCTTCGCCGTGTGGCTCTACTGGGGCATTATTACCGTTCAAATGCTCAACCTTGGCTTCCCCATTGCCAAAGCCGATCTATTTACCCTAATGGCCATCGCCGGTCTCACCGGCGCTACCCTGCGAATACCCAGTAGTTTCTTTATTCGATTGTTCGGTGGGCGCAACACCATTGTATTTACCACAGCCCTGTTGATGATCCCAGCACTCGGCACCGGTATCGCCCTGCAGAGCAAGGAGACTCCACTGTGGGTATTCCAATTGCTGGCGCTGTTGTCTGGCATCGGCGGTGGTAATTTCGCCTCTTCCATGTCCAATATCAGTTTCTTTTTTCCCAAGGAAAAGCAGGGGCTGGCGCTTGGCCTGAATGCAGGCCTGGGCAACTTCGGTGTTACCACCATGCAGATCCTGGTACCGCTGTTTATGACTTTCGGAGCCTTCGGCGCTGCTGGCGGCGATCCCATGACCCTGGTGAGTAGCTCTGGCTCACTGATAGGCAAGATACCGGCCGGTTCTGAAGCGTGGATTCAAAATGCCGGTTTTGTATGGTTGCTGTTCCTGATTCCGCTGGCCTTTGTGGGCTGGTTCGGCATGAACAATCTGCGCACCGACGAAGTCACCCCGGATGTGGGCAGCTCGCTCGGTGCCATGATGAAGATGACCATGATGTTGGGAATCGGCCTCTTCACCGCAATCGCAGGTCTGTGGCTGCTGCTTCCCGAAGCGGCCAATGGTTCAGGCTGGGGCGTGCCCAAGGAAATCGTGCTGGTGCTGGTAATCACTGCCACCGTGTTCGGTTTGAAACTGCTGCCCGGTGAGATCAGAACCAGCCTGCAACGCCAGTACCGCATCTTCAACAACAAGCACACCTGGGTAATGAGTGTGATTTACACCATGACCTTCGGCAGCTTTATCGGTTTCGCGGCGGCCTTCCCCCTGGCTATCAAAGTGATCTTCGGGTACAGCCACGTGATGGTGGACGGGGTTATGACTCACGATACCATCAACAACAATGGCCCCAGCGCCCTGATGTACGCCTGGATGGGTCCGTTTATCGGCGCCCTGATTCGCCCGGTAGGTGGTTGGATCTCCGACCGTATCGGCGGAGCCCTGGTTACCCAAATCTGTGCCGCAATCATGGTGGCTAGTGCCCTGGGTGTGGCCTATTACATGAAGGCCGCCTACGGCTCAGCCACGCCGGAAGAGTTCTTCCTGCCCTTCTTCCTGCTGTTCCTGGTGCTGTTCGCCGCTACCGGTATCGGCAATGGCTCTACCTTCCGCACCATCGCCATGGTGTTCCCGAAAGAGCAGGCAGGTCCGGTATTGGGATGGACTTCAGCAGTTGCCGCCTACGGTGCCTTCTATATTCCCAAGGTCTTCGGCGAGCAGATCAAAGCCACCACTCCGGAATACGCCCTGGCAGGCATTGCCATCTTCTACGCGGTTTGCCTGGTGGTTAACTACTGGTTCTACCTGCGTAAGAACGGGGAGTTCTATAACCCTTAA
- a CDS encoding GNAT family N-acetyltransferase has translation MPELIQPITERLQLRQWREEDKPVFAEMNADARVMEFFPSLLTRQQSDAGVDRSIAHIEKYGWGFWALELRETEEFLGFVGMKNVTEDLPFAPAVEIGWRLAFPYWGKGYASEAAKASLDVAFNTLNLSEVVSFTPLQNLRSQRVMERLGMRRDSLVFEHPQVPTESPLLKHCLYRINADEWSREHSVK, from the coding sequence ATGCCTGAATTAATACAACCCATTACTGAACGCTTACAGCTACGCCAGTGGCGAGAGGAAGATAAGCCTGTATTTGCTGAAATGAATGCCGACGCCAGGGTGATGGAGTTTTTCCCCTCATTGCTGACGCGACAGCAGAGTGACGCCGGTGTGGATCGCAGTATTGCGCATATTGAGAAGTACGGCTGGGGCTTTTGGGCTTTGGAGCTGAGAGAAACCGAAGAGTTTCTCGGGTTTGTCGGTATGAAAAATGTGACTGAAGATTTGCCCTTCGCACCGGCGGTAGAGATTGGCTGGCGCTTGGCCTTCCCTTATTGGGGAAAAGGCTATGCCAGTGAAGCCGCAAAAGCCTCTTTGGATGTAGCTTTTAATACCTTGAATCTCAGTGAGGTCGTTTCTTTTACACCGTTACAGAACCTTCGCTCCCAGCGAGTGATGGAGCGGTTGGGTATGCGGCGGGATTCTCTTGTCTTTGAACATCCGCAGGTTCCAACTGAAAGCCCTTTGTTAAAACATTGTTTATATCGTATCAATGCTGATGAATGGTCTAGAGAGCATTCAGTCAAATAA
- the moeA gene encoding molybdopterin molybdotransferase MoeA, which translates to MPTIDCCSQPGLMPIESAREKLLETLSPISGTENLSLAQAAGRVLAEDVFSTVNLPPCDNSAMDGYALRFEDLASGLPLELIGKSFAGAPFDGVVNPGTCVRIMTGAAVPAGADTVVMQENVDAQEESIRINGEVRPGDHIRRCGEDVAEGASLLKAGVRISVPHIALLAAAGVGTVAVVRKPVIALFSTGDELRQPGEALGTGDIYDSNRIALLAALDQLDLEILDLGILPDNKQAITNALQRASQEADAIITSGGVSVGEADYTREVLEELGEIGFWKVAMKPGKPFAFGFLQGTPFFGLPGNPVSALVTFYQLAVPALSVMKGDQWTGPQTLQAKLLKPLKKKPGRTDFQRGVYRSDGSGALVVEPVGTQGSHILTGLAVANCFIVLARDSGSVEAEEQVVIEPLGVPLG; encoded by the coding sequence ATGCCCACTATCGACTGCTGTAGCCAACCGGGTCTGATGCCCATAGAAAGTGCCCGCGAAAAACTTCTCGAAACACTGAGTCCAATCAGTGGCACTGAGAATTTGTCCCTGGCACAAGCCGCCGGTCGAGTATTGGCTGAGGATGTTTTCTCCACCGTTAACCTACCGCCCTGCGACAACTCCGCGATGGACGGTTACGCCTTGCGATTTGAAGACTTGGCCAGTGGCTTGCCGCTGGAGCTGATCGGCAAATCCTTTGCCGGAGCACCTTTTGACGGTGTGGTGAACCCGGGCACTTGCGTGCGCATTATGACGGGAGCTGCAGTACCCGCCGGTGCAGATACGGTGGTGATGCAGGAAAATGTCGATGCTCAGGAAGAGTCGATACGTATAAACGGTGAAGTTCGCCCTGGAGATCATATTCGCCGCTGCGGTGAAGATGTTGCCGAAGGGGCTAGCCTGCTTAAGGCCGGAGTGCGTATTAGCGTTCCCCATATCGCCCTGCTCGCCGCTGCCGGTGTTGGCACAGTGGCAGTAGTGCGCAAACCAGTAATTGCCCTTTTCTCTACTGGCGATGAACTGCGTCAGCCCGGCGAAGCCCTAGGTACAGGCGATATCTACGATAGCAACCGCATCGCTCTATTGGCTGCTCTCGATCAGTTGGATCTGGAAATTTTGGACTTGGGTATTTTGCCCGATAACAAACAGGCCATCACCAATGCCTTGCAACGCGCTTCCCAAGAGGCCGATGCCATTATTACCTCCGGAGGAGTCTCCGTTGGTGAAGCGGATTACACCCGTGAAGTGTTGGAAGAATTGGGAGAGATTGGCTTCTGGAAAGTAGCGATGAAGCCAGGCAAACCTTTTGCCTTTGGTTTCCTACAGGGAACCCCTTTCTTTGGCCTACCCGGCAATCCGGTTTCCGCATTGGTTACCTTCTACCAGCTGGCCGTGCCGGCCCTGAGTGTGATGAAAGGCGATCAGTGGACTGGCCCGCAGACCTTACAGGCAAAACTGTTAAAACCCCTGAAGAAAAAGCCCGGCCGTACCGATTTCCAGCGGGGAGTTTACCGCAGCGATGGAAGTGGGGCACTGGTGGTGGAGCCGGTTGGCACCCAAGGGAGCCATATTCTTACCGGCCTGGCTGTTGCTAATTGCTTTATTGTTTTGGCGCGGGATAGCGGCAGCGTAGAAGCTGAGGAGCAAGTGGTGATTGAGCCTTTGGGGGTGCCGTTGGGGTAG
- a CDS encoding GNAT family N-acetyltransferase produces MDNLRLKPMEEWQFPTLMSWLPDREQCQQWGGPDFRFPFEGRSFLEDCRWPELPSYALQDSSGDVLAFGQYYQLLGRCHLSRLIVSPNHRGAGLGRSLVVQLAQTGARALDAIECSLFVLRTNLAARTLYQKLGFEEAAYPGQRKWLDQCDFMLVPSKGFQQKQNIE; encoded by the coding sequence GTGGATAATTTGAGACTGAAGCCAATGGAAGAGTGGCAATTCCCAACATTGATGTCTTGGCTACCTGATAGGGAGCAGTGCCAACAGTGGGGGGGGCCTGATTTCAGGTTTCCGTTCGAGGGGAGGTCCTTCTTGGAGGATTGTCGATGGCCGGAGTTGCCCAGCTACGCACTTCAGGACAGCAGCGGCGATGTGCTGGCTTTTGGGCAGTATTACCAACTCCTGGGCCGCTGCCACCTAAGTCGCTTAATTGTCTCTCCCAATCATCGCGGAGCCGGATTAGGACGTTCGCTAGTAGTACAGCTTGCACAAACAGGAGCCAGAGCCCTGGATGCAATCGAGTGCTCTTTATTTGTCCTGCGTACTAATCTAGCGGCACGGACTCTCTACCAGAAATTGGGTTTTGAGGAAGCGGCTTATCCTGGGCAGCGAAAATGGCTGGATCAGTGCGATTTTATGCTTGTACCTTCTAAAGGTTTTCAGCAGAAACAAAATATTGAATAG
- the modB gene encoding molybdate ABC transporter permease subunit, producing the protein MNIAAADWQALWLTLKLAGLTTLLLFIIGVPLAWKLSQWQSRWRHGIEVLITLPLVLPPTVLGFYLLLLFSPNYAPGQWLSQLFDGPLVFSFTGLVFASVIYSLPFMVQPLLAAFNANGQRLTQAAAALGIPPWAALLKVLLPASRAAIVSACALTFAHTLGEFGVVLMIGGAIPGETQVVSIALYQHVEAMEYGAAHRLALMLMGITTVLLLAARWLGHRLAPRGSNNEQAKPVVGVLG; encoded by the coding sequence ATGAATATCGCCGCTGCCGACTGGCAGGCCCTGTGGCTAACTTTAAAATTGGCCGGCTTAACTACCTTGCTCCTGTTTATTATCGGCGTGCCCCTGGCCTGGAAATTGAGCCAATGGCAGAGCCGCTGGCGCCATGGCATAGAGGTATTAATTACCCTGCCGCTGGTACTGCCACCCACGGTGTTGGGTTTTTATTTACTGCTTTTATTTTCCCCTAACTATGCGCCCGGGCAGTGGCTGTCACAACTTTTTGATGGCCCTTTGGTGTTTTCCTTTACCGGCCTGGTGTTTGCGTCAGTGATTTATTCCCTGCCGTTTATGGTGCAGCCGCTGTTGGCTGCGTTTAATGCCAATGGCCAGCGCCTGACCCAGGCTGCCGCAGCGCTGGGTATACCGCCCTGGGCGGCACTATTAAAAGTTCTTTTGCCGGCGAGTCGCGCCGCTATTGTGAGTGCCTGCGCTTTAACGTTTGCCCATACCTTGGGTGAGTTTGGGGTAGTGCTGATGATTGGTGGCGCTATTCCCGGTGAGACCCAGGTGGTTTCTATCGCTCTTTATCAGCATGTGGAGGCGATGGAATACGGAGCCGCGCACCGGCTGGCTTTGATGCTGATGGGGATTACTACGGTACTGCTACTCGCTGCCCGTTGGCTGGGACATAGATTGGCTCCGCGTGGATCAAACAACGAGCAGGCTAAACCGGTAGTGGGGGTGCTGGGCTAA
- a CDS encoding YaiI/YqxD family protein: MTKLWVDADACPVAIKEILFRAAERTATELTLVANQAVRVPPSRYIRSVQVTAGFDVADNEIVQRCEAGDLIITSDIPLAAEVIDKGAEALNPRGERYTKANIRARLNMRDFMDTLRSSGVHTGGPPALSQADRKAFADQLDRWLAKSRK; encoded by the coding sequence ATGACAAAACTCTGGGTCGATGCCGACGCCTGCCCGGTCGCCATCAAGGAAATCCTGTTTCGCGCCGCTGAGCGTACAGCCACAGAACTGACTTTGGTGGCCAACCAAGCGGTGCGGGTGCCGCCGTCGCGCTATATTCGCTCCGTGCAAGTGACAGCGGGTTTTGATGTGGCGGATAACGAGATAGTGCAGCGCTGCGAGGCGGGGGATCTGATTATTACCAGCGATATCCCCCTGGCAGCAGAGGTGATCGACAAGGGTGCTGAAGCCCTTAATCCCCGTGGGGAGCGCTATACCAAAGCCAATATCCGCGCGCGTCTGAATATGCGGGACTTTATGGATACCCTGCGCTCCAGCGGCGTGCATACCGGCGGACCACCGGCCCTTAGCCAGGCGGACCGCAAAGCTTTTGCCGATCAGTTAGATAGATGGCTGGCAAAGAGTCGCAAGTAA
- the narL gene encoding two-component system response regulator NarL: protein MISSATVMMVDDHPLFRKGLKQLFAMEPGLELVAEASSGEEALVLAKQHEPDLILLDLNMRGMDGLDTLRAMRAADVSSRIVILTVSDNNADVVSCIRAGADGYLLKDMEPEDILEQVILATHGKLAISQRLTEILASALRKPDNSGADILSSLTSREYQILQLIADGLSNKLIARELDISDATVKVHVKHLLKKLGMRSRVEAAVWMVNQRRPDFQDRNH, encoded by the coding sequence ATGATTTCTTCTGCTACGGTAATGATGGTCGATGACCACCCGCTATTTCGCAAAGGCCTTAAACAATTATTTGCAATGGAGCCCGGCCTGGAGCTGGTGGCCGAGGCCAGTAGCGGAGAGGAAGCGCTGGTGCTGGCCAAGCAACACGAGCCGGACCTTATTCTGCTGGACCTGAATATGCGCGGTATGGATGGGCTGGATACACTGCGCGCAATGCGTGCTGCAGATGTTTCCTCGCGTATCGTGATACTCACCGTTTCTGATAATAATGCCGACGTGGTGTCTTGTATCCGCGCCGGTGCCGATGGCTATCTGCTCAAGGATATGGAGCCCGAGGATATCCTTGAACAAGTCATTCTGGCTACTCATGGCAAACTTGCAATCAGCCAGCGTCTCACGGAAATTCTCGCCTCGGCACTGCGCAAACCGGATAACTCCGGAGCGGATATCCTCTCTTCTCTTACAAGTCGTGAATACCAGATACTGCAATTAATCGCCGATGGCCTGAGTAACAAATTAATTGCTCGCGAATTAGATATTAGTGATGCAACAGTGAAGGTGCACGTTAAACACTTATTGAAGAAATTGGGGATGCGCTCCCGTGTGGAAGCCGCTGTGTGGATGGTCAATCAAAGACGCCCTGATTTCCAGGATCGAAACCACTGA
- a CDS encoding DUF3565 domain-containing protein: MQQPIAGYHLDEENHWVAELACGHFQHVRHNPPWTNRPWVITEQGRESMLGFQLNCKKCDEGAPPDTLEKVV; encoded by the coding sequence ATGCAACAACCCATCGCCGGCTACCACCTGGATGAAGAGAATCACTGGGTGGCGGAGCTCGCCTGTGGCCACTTCCAACATGTACGCCACAATCCTCCCTGGACCAACCGGCCCTGGGTGATCACTGAACAAGGGCGCGAGTCCATGCTGGGATTCCAGCTCAATTGCAAGAAATGCGATGAGGGCGCACCGCCCGATACGCTCGAAAAGGTTGTATAG
- the modA gene encoding molybdate ABC transporter substrate-binding protein, with protein MVRRLSLLLSALLVAIALPVNADNCTLRVAVAASFRPALEEVLPEFERRHACVVQISSGSSGVLYQQIAHRAPFDLFLSADRERPELLEKQGGALGSSRQTYALGLLALWHPKSESNIEQLLQTWPDKIVLADPKVAPFGSAARQALQSLDLWKKKQTQLARAHNAGQAYLMLDSGNAQLGFVAASQMQAAGRDNYWLLPQHLYKPIEQQLLIPTQSRRPKEAQSLADYLRSGEVQAQLQHLGYGVLPTQDRSRDGGSGL; from the coding sequence GTGGTCCGCCGGCTGAGCCTGCTGCTATCCGCTTTACTGGTGGCCATCGCGCTGCCGGTTAATGCGGATAACTGCACCTTGCGGGTGGCGGTAGCGGCCAGCTTCCGCCCGGCACTGGAAGAGGTACTGCCGGAATTTGAGCGTCGCCATGCCTGTGTGGTGCAAATCAGCAGTGGCAGCTCCGGGGTGCTCTACCAACAAATAGCGCACCGCGCGCCCTTCGATTTATTCCTGTCTGCTGATCGCGAGCGACCTGAACTGTTGGAAAAGCAGGGTGGGGCACTGGGTAGCAGTCGTCAGACTTACGCCCTGGGTTTACTGGCTCTCTGGCACCCAAAATCGGAATCGAATATCGAGCAGTTACTGCAAACCTGGCCCGATAAAATTGTATTAGCCGATCCGAAAGTAGCGCCGTTCGGCAGTGCCGCACGGCAAGCGCTGCAAAGCCTGGATTTGTGGAAGAAAAAACAAACTCAATTGGCCCGGGCCCACAATGCAGGCCAAGCCTATTTAATGCTGGATTCCGGCAATGCGCAGCTGGGCTTTGTCGCCGCCAGCCAGATGCAAGCAGCCGGTCGCGATAACTACTGGCTGTTGCCGCAGCATTTGTATAAACCCATTGAGCAGCAGCTGCTGATTCCCACCCAGAGCCGTCGGCCGAAAGAGGCGCAGTCCCTCGCTGACTATTTGCGTTCAGGGGAAGTGCAGGCGCAACTACAGCACTTGGGTTACGGTGTTTTGCCGACTCAAGATCGAAGTAGAGACGGAGGGAGTGGCTTATGA
- the rep gene encoding DNA helicase Rep translates to MTQLNPRQSEAVKYVDGPCLVLAGAGSGKTSVITRKIAYLIEQCGYAARNIAALTFTNKAAREMKERVSKLLAGPDGKRSKASHGLTVSTFHNLGLNILRKEYRAAGFKPGFSIFDAEDARALIKELMLRDGDLDTDLLDRVQNQISNWKNDMLTPRRALEQAQSPGEQAIAVAYDRYCEALKAYNAVDFDDLILLPVQLFDKDPELLQRWRKKIRYLLVDEYQDTNNSQYLLVKLLVGGRGGLTVVGDDDQSIYAWRGARPENMSALKTDFPNLRLIKLEQNYRSTSRILKVANHLIAHNPHEFDKALWSDRGLGEEIRVLKVANENEEAERVANEIFLQKSRRGCKFMDFAVLYRGNHQARLIEMKLQEHQVPYQMSGGTSFFARAEIKDVMAYLRLLVNPDDDNAFLRIINTPRRQIGTSSLEALGNYAKGREISMFKACSELGFKEHINEQGYERLNRFALWLEGVQRNCRDTTANGALREMLEDIDYAGWLSQNASSEKVAEKRMENVYWLLESLNKIMEGTDDELEQDIRLEQAISKLILRDMLERQEEEEATDKVSLMTLHAAKGLEFPHVFMIGMEENLLPHRNSIEDDNIEEERRLTYVGITRAQRTLTMTLAGKRKQFGETQDTTPSRFIDELPEEDVLLEGFGKATPEQNQAKGEETLGSLLSMFD, encoded by the coding sequence ATGACCCAGCTCAATCCCCGCCAATCCGAAGCCGTGAAGTACGTCGATGGCCCTTGCCTGGTACTGGCCGGTGCCGGCTCCGGCAAGACCAGCGTAATCACCCGCAAGATCGCCTACCTGATCGAGCAGTGTGGCTACGCCGCGCGCAATATCGCCGCCCTCACCTTCACCAACAAGGCGGCACGGGAGATGAAAGAGCGGGTCAGCAAACTGCTGGCGGGCCCGGATGGCAAGCGCTCCAAGGCGAGTCACGGTCTCACCGTATCCACCTTTCACAACCTTGGGCTGAATATCCTGCGCAAGGAATACCGCGCCGCCGGCTTTAAGCCCGGTTTCTCCATCTTCGATGCGGAAGACGCCCGCGCCCTGATCAAGGAGCTGATGCTCAGGGATGGCGACCTGGATACAGACCTGTTGGATCGGGTACAAAACCAGATCTCCAACTGGAAGAACGATATGCTCACCCCGCGCCGTGCCCTGGAGCAGGCACAGAGCCCCGGTGAGCAGGCCATCGCGGTTGCCTACGATCGCTACTGCGAAGCCCTCAAGGCCTACAATGCCGTCGACTTCGACGACCTGATCCTGCTGCCGGTACAGTTGTTCGACAAAGATCCAGAGTTACTGCAACGCTGGCGCAAAAAGATTCGCTACCTACTAGTGGACGAATATCAGGACACCAACAACTCCCAGTACCTGCTGGTGAAGCTGCTGGTGGGCGGGCGCGGCGGCCTCACAGTGGTGGGAGACGATGACCAGTCTATCTACGCCTGGCGCGGCGCGCGCCCGGAAAATATGAGTGCGCTGAAGACCGACTTCCCCAACCTTCGCCTGATCAAACTGGAGCAGAACTACCGCTCCACCAGCCGCATCCTCAAAGTGGCCAACCACCTGATCGCCCACAATCCTCACGAATTCGACAAAGCATTGTGGTCCGATCGCGGCCTGGGTGAGGAGATCCGCGTGCTCAAGGTGGCCAATGAAAACGAGGAAGCGGAGCGGGTCGCCAACGAGATCTTTCTGCAAAAGAGCCGTCGCGGCTGCAAGTTTATGGATTTTGCCGTGCTCTATCGCGGCAACCACCAAGCGCGCCTGATCGAAATGAAATTGCAGGAGCACCAGGTTCCCTACCAGATGTCCGGCGGTACTTCCTTCTTCGCCCGCGCTGAAATCAAGGACGTGATGGCCTACCTGCGCCTGTTGGTAAATCCGGATGATGACAACGCGTTCCTGCGCATTATCAATACCCCGCGTCGCCAAATAGGTACCAGCAGCCTGGAAGCCTTGGGCAACTACGCCAAGGGCCGAGAGATTTCCATGTTCAAAGCCTGCTCGGAATTGGGCTTTAAGGAGCATATCAACGAGCAGGGCTACGAGCGCCTAAATCGCTTCGCCCTGTGGCTCGAAGGGGTACAGCGCAACTGTCGCGATACCACAGCCAATGGCGCCCTGCGTGAGATGCTGGAAGATATCGACTACGCCGGCTGGCTCTCACAAAACGCCAGCAGCGAGAAGGTGGCCGAAAAGCGCATGGAGAATGTGTACTGGTTGCTGGAAAGCCTCAACAAGATTATGGAGGGCACCGACGATGAACTGGAGCAGGATATCCGCCTGGAACAGGCCATCTCCAAACTGATCCTGCGGGATATGCTCGAGCGCCAGGAAGAAGAGGAAGCCACCGATAAGGTCAGCCTGATGACCCTGCACGCCGCCAAGGGCCTGGAATTCCCCCACGTGTTTATGATCGGTATGGAAGAGAACTTACTTCCCCACCGCAACAGTATTGAAGACGACAACATCGAAGAGGAGCGCCGTCTCACCTACGTGGGTATTACCCGCGCCCAACGCACCCTCACCATGACTTTGGCAGGCAAGCGCAAACAGTTCGGCGAAACCCAGGACACCACACCCAGCCGCTTTATTGACGAATTGCCGGAAGAAGATGTGTTGTTGGAAGGGTTTGGTAAAGCGACGCCGGAGCAGAATCAGGCGAAGGGAGAGGAAACTTTAGGGTCTTTGTTGAGTATGTTTGATTAG
- a CDS encoding c-type cytochrome: protein MKSILGIVAALAVSAAAAVAQSVDQEIEQRIAPAGETCMKGEECAAAVAAAPEAASGGARSGEDIYNKSCTTCHAAGIAGAPKFGDAAAWAPRIAKGMDTLYTNAINGINAMPPKGLCMDCSDDEVKAAVDYMVDNSK, encoded by the coding sequence ATGAAGAGCATTTTGGGTATTGTGGCGGCACTGGCCGTCAGTGCGGCTGCGGCAGTGGCCCAGTCTGTTGACCAGGAAATTGAACAGCGTATCGCTCCGGCGGGTGAGACCTGTATGAAGGGCGAGGAGTGTGCGGCGGCAGTAGCGGCTGCCCCGGAAGCTGCCAGTGGCGGCGCCCGCAGTGGTGAAGATATCTACAACAAGAGCTGTACTACCTGTCACGCGGCCGGTATAGCGGGCGCGCCTAAGTTTGGTGATGCCGCTGCCTGGGCACCGCGTATTGCCAAGGGCATGGACACTCTTTACACCAATGCCATCAATGGTATCAATGCCATGCCGCCTAAGGGCCTGTGTATGGATTGTAGCGATGACGAAGTGAAGGCTGCGGTTGATTATATGGTGGATAACAGTAAGTAA
- a CDS encoding ATP-binding cassette domain-containing protein codes for MEITLPLFGTASTTSDSTGLSVTGLVTSLNAATPWQLELPASGVFGLTGPSGSGKSTLLAALAGQRHCRGHITFANTVWQRGRRALATHKRTLSLGFQDSRLFAGQSVADNLALARRYSRRPLPEEECGRLLEAFGIEPLLYQPVELLSGGEAQRVAVLRQLFNNAPLQLFDEPLSAVDRAQVLRRLLPTLRDFWARYPALVIWTSHDFDEIQLLAQRCLWMDSANLSAPLPLPEVAQRLDSHGVGDSCRSRIEARVESLNDGLLTLDLGGISIFADRVAGHYRKGDTAAFLLEAGDISLSVEKPGLSSILNCLQVTLVAKQNLTDGRIRLRLAAADQVFYADISRLSCERLELREGTTYFAQFKAGSLAGL; via the coding sequence ATGGAAATCACCTTACCCCTATTCGGTACTGCGTCTACCACTTCTGATTCCACCGGACTGAGTGTTACAGGGCTGGTGACTTCGCTTAACGCTGCGACTCCCTGGCAATTAGAGCTGCCTGCCTCTGGAGTTTTTGGCCTTACCGGCCCCTCCGGCAGCGGCAAGAGTACATTGTTGGCAGCCCTGGCTGGCCAGCGCCATTGCCGTGGCCATATCACTTTTGCCAATACGGTTTGGCAGCGCGGACGCCGCGCCCTGGCTACCCATAAAAGAACGCTTTCTTTGGGCTTTCAGGACAGCCGCCTGTTTGCCGGCCAGTCGGTGGCAGATAACCTGGCACTGGCCCGCCGTTACAGCCGCAGGCCACTGCCCGAGGAAGAGTGTGGTCGGCTGCTAGAGGCTTTTGGTATTGAACCGCTGCTATATCAGCCGGTGGAGCTATTGTCTGGTGGAGAGGCCCAGCGTGTGGCTGTATTGCGCCAGCTTTTTAACAACGCGCCGCTGCAATTATTTGATGAGCCACTATCAGCGGTTGACCGTGCCCAGGTACTGCGGCGCCTATTGCCGACCCTACGGGATTTCTGGGCCCGATATCCGGCGCTGGTGATCTGGACCAGTCATGACTTTGATGAAATTCAACTGCTGGCCCAGCGTTGTTTATGGATGGATTCTGCCAATTTGTCCGCGCCACTTCCTTTACCTGAAGTTGCCCAGCGCCTGGATAGCCACGGTGTAGGGGATAGCTGTCGCAGCCGGATTGAAGCGCGAGTGGAATCCTTAAACGATGGTCTGCTCACTTTGGATTTAGGGGGGATTTCCATCTTTGCAGATAGGGTGGCAGGCCATTATCGCAAAGGCGATACCGCAGCTTTCCTGTTGGAGGCTGGAGATATCAGCCTTAGTGTAGAGAAGCCGGGCTTGTCCAGTATCCTCAATTGCCTGCAGGTAACTTTAGTTGCTAAGCAGAACCTTACCGATGGTCGCATTCGCCTGCGGTTAGCTGCTGCTGATCAGGTGTTCTACGCAGATATTTCCCGTCTCTCCTGCGAGCGTCTAGAACTGCGTGAAGGCACTACCTACTTTGCCCAGTTTAAGGCCGGTAGTCTTGCCGGTTTGTAA